The genomic segment CGACGTGGCACTCGAGGCACGACTTCGGGCGCTCGGCCCGCCGGTTCTCGCGGTGGGCGACCAGGGCCTTGATCGAGGCGCCCGCCGGCTCGAGGTTCTGGTGGCACTTCTCGCAGGCGGACTGGTAGATCTTCGCCCGCGCGCTCTTGCCCAGCTCGTCCCAGTCCATCTTCGTCGGGTCGCTCTGGCCGAAGAAGTGCACCCAGGTGTCCTTGAGCCCGTCGCGGGTCTTCACCCACAGCTTCGGGAGGAGCGACGGCGGCACGTGGCAGTCGGAGCATCCGGCCACCACGCCGGCCCGGTTGTGGTAGTGTTTCGAGTGCATCCATCCCTGCTCCGCCACCAGCCGCATCTCGTGGCACGAGATGCAGAAGGCGTTGGACGAGGTGAGCGCCAGACCGATGCCGCCGGCGGCCACCGCCAGGAGCCCCAGGCCGAAGCCCAGGGCGGCCCACCGCAAGGCCTTCGACTTCCAAACCCTCAGGAGCCAGGTCTTCACGCGGCTTCTCCGAGTGCGATCCAGGTCTGGAGGCCCAGCCCCATCGTGGAATGGTCGTACCCACATTCATGCGCAACCGCGGTTCAGAGTCCAGCCTTTCCGAGCACTTCGCCCCGGATGCTGATGGTCGTCTCGGTGACGGGGATCTGCTTGCCCGCGTCGCTGAGGGCCTGGCGCAGGACGTGGACGAGACCGAAGCAGCAGGGCACTTCCATGTGAACGACCGTGATGCTCTTGATGTCGTTCTGGCGGAAGACCTCGGCCAGTTTCTTGCGATAGGCCTGGACATCGTCGAGCTTGGGGCAGCCGACGAGCACGACGCGGCCCTTGATGAAGTCTTCATGCACGTTCGCATAGGCGAAGGGCACGCAGTCGGCGATGAGCGCCACGTCGGCGCCCTTGAGGTACGGCGCCTGCGGCGGCACGAGCGTGATCTGCACGGGCCACTGGCGCAGCCGCGACACGGCGCGGCCGGCCGGCGCCGCGGCCTGGGCGGACGGCTTCTCGTCGAGCTGCACGGCGCGCGCGCCCGGGCACCCGCCGCCGGCGTGCGCGGCGGGCGGTGGCACGCGGATGCCGCGCTCGCGCAGGAAGTCGAGCGCGGTCTTGAGCAACTCGAACTCGCCGTGCTCGCGGAGGTGTTCCAGGTGGGCGTTGATGGTGTTCGGCCCCTGGCGGGCGATGTTCTCCATCACCCGGCGCTCGTCGTACGGCTCGGCCTCGCGCTCCTCGACGGTGATGGCGTCCACGGGGCACGTGCCGATGCAGGCGCCCAGCCCGTCGCAGAACAGATCGCTGATAAGCCGGGCCTTTCCGTCAATCACCTGGAGCGCCCCTTCCGGGCACCCCGGGATGCAGTCGCCGCAGCCCGTGCACTTGGCTTCGTCAATCCGGATGATCTGTCGCACCGGCATTCGCAGTCTCCTTCTCGGTGGCTTCCTCGGCCAGGTTGCCGAGCGTGGCCCCGGCCAGATAGGCCCGAAGGCGCCCGTCGAGCTCCTCGGTCACGCCGCGGAACACGCAGCTCTTGCGGCCGCACACCGGCGCGCCAAACACACAGGTGGCCGGCTCCACGGTGCCCTCGATGGCCTCGTAGACTTCGAGCAGGGTCACCTCGCTTGCGGGTCGGGCCAGGGCGAAACCGCCGTGCGGCCCGCGCGTCGAGGCCACGATGCCCGCTCGCACGAGGCGCTGCATGACTTTGGCCAGATGCGCCTCGGAGGCGTGAAGCCCCTCGGCGAGTTGGCGTGCGGGGACGAGGCCGTTTCGCCTGCCTGCGAGGATCAC from the Planctomycetota bacterium genome contains:
- a CDS encoding NapC/NirT family cytochrome c; protein product: MKTWLLRVWKSKALRWAALGFGLGLLAVAAGGIGLALTSSNAFCISCHEMRLVAEQGWMHSKHYHNRAGVVAGCSDCHVPPSLLPKLWVKTRDGLKDTWVHFFGQSDPTKMDWDELGKSARAKIYQSACEKCHQNLEPAGASIKALVAHRENRRAERPKSCLECHVEEFHGRFKQFLGGPVSQD
- a CDS encoding 4Fe-4S binding protein, whose protein sequence is MPVRQIIRIDEAKCTGCGDCIPGCPEGALQVIDGKARLISDLFCDGLGACIGTCPVDAITVEEREAEPYDERRVMENIARQGPNTINAHLEHLREHGEFELLKTALDFLRERGIRVPPPAAHAGGGCPGARAVQLDEKPSAQAAAPAGRAVSRLRQWPVQITLVPPQAPYLKGADVALIADCVPFAYANVHEDFIKGRVVLVGCPKLDDVQAYRKKLAEVFRQNDIKSITVVHMEVPCCFGLVHVLRQALSDAGKQIPVTETTISIRGEVLGKAGL
- a CDS encoding Rrf2 family transcriptional regulator, which produces MPKLVRFPEAASLGIHAAVILAGRRNGLVPARQLAEGLHASEAHLAKVMQRLVRAGIVASTRGPHGGFALARPASEVTLLEVYEAIEGTVEPATCVFGAPVCGRKSCVFRGVTEELDGRLRAYLAGATLGNLAEEATEKETANAGATDHPD